From a region of the Bermanella marisrubri genome:
- a CDS encoding GNAT family N-acetyltransferase: protein MIIRKMEEKDLEAVSAICMDSFSQSVAGTLSDEGITTFSNIAARDAFLDRMKGDNLMLVAENNENVEGVIELKEGRHIAMLFIRPESQKSGIGRKLLISALNHAKVETVTVSASLSSVTAYENYGFECSGEVGESAGLVYQPMELKLNKAMHATSA from the coding sequence ATGATTATCAGGAAGATGGAAGAGAAGGACCTTGAAGCTGTAAGTGCAATTTGCATGGACTCTTTTTCGCAGTCTGTTGCAGGCACATTGTCTGATGAGGGGATTACAACCTTTTCGAATATCGCTGCGCGCGATGCATTCCTCGATAGGATGAAAGGCGATAACTTAATGCTGGTTGCTGAGAACAACGAAAATGTCGAAGGTGTCATCGAGTTAAAGGAAGGTCGCCATATTGCGATGCTTTTTATCCGTCCGGAATCCCAGAAAAGTGGCATTGGAAGAAAGCTGCTTATATCCGCCTTGAATCATGCGAAGGTTGAAACTGTTACCGTCAGCGCGTCGCTATCTTCAGTGACCGCTTATGAAAATTATGGGTTTGAGTGCAGTGGCGAAGTGGGCGAATCGGCAGGCTTGGTTTATCAGCCTATGGAGCTCAAACTTAACAAGGCAATGCACGCGACAAGCGCGTGA
- a CDS encoding FG-GAP repeat domain-containing protein: protein MKKLMIIAVCVAFFSGCGSGGNTGIDLGISQNFSVDDSSSHTLQVISLHVDRKAIKTTNPHTFDHAVSYADFDQDGDIDIFMSSGDGSENETPSELYLNDGNDNFTLDTDFFNGSPPGQVHPRKALTGDFNGDDKMDVFVIGHGYDQPPYPGEAPYLILSSNSGFTLGGGLSSLAGFHHGGASADIDADGDLDVFLADTREPTFLINDGAGNFTTDTSRLSGLNLQDMYTAELVDVDNDGYVDLLVAGHEPAGFSSKILWGDSTGFYSTSKSTTLPAVTQNGTVIDIDVADIDLDGDKDIVLNRTGDGTGALGPYQGYYLQVVENTGNRKFVDKTQERFATGSNSSESWIDWIRLQDFNSDGHIDVVVDDAARNLVWYNDGSGNFQ, encoded by the coding sequence ATGAAGAAGCTAATGATAATAGCTGTTTGTGTTGCATTTTTTTCAGGCTGTGGTAGTGGTGGTAACACAGGAATAGATTTGGGGATATCGCAAAATTTCAGCGTAGATGACAGCAGTTCTCATACGTTACAAGTGATAAGCTTGCATGTTGATCGTAAGGCGATAAAAACAACGAATCCGCACACATTCGATCATGCGGTAAGTTATGCTGACTTTGATCAAGATGGGGATATTGACATATTCATGTCATCAGGGGATGGCAGCGAAAATGAGACGCCTTCTGAGCTTTATTTAAACGATGGCAATGACAATTTTACACTCGATACTGATTTTTTTAATGGCTCACCACCAGGTCAGGTTCATCCAAGGAAGGCCTTGACTGGTGATTTCAACGGTGATGACAAAATGGATGTCTTTGTTATTGGCCATGGTTACGATCAACCTCCTTATCCTGGAGAAGCGCCTTACCTGATTTTATCTTCCAATTCCGGTTTTACTCTCGGGGGTGGCCTAAGTTCGTTAGCTGGCTTTCATCATGGCGGAGCCTCCGCAGATATAGATGCTGATGGGGATCTTGATGTGTTTCTTGCCGATACTCGTGAACCTACCTTCTTAATTAATGATGGTGCAGGTAATTTCACAACAGACACATCGAGATTGAGTGGGCTAAACCTCCAAGACATGTACACTGCCGAGTTAGTAGATGTAGATAACGATGGTTATGTCGATTTACTTGTTGCTGGTCATGAACCAGCAGGCTTTTCAAGTAAAATACTTTGGGGAGACAGTACGGGATTTTATAGTACATCGAAATCTACAACTCTTCCCGCTGTAACTCAAAATGGCACGGTAATAGATATTGATGTTGCGGATATTGACCTTGATGGTGATAAAGATATCGTATTAAACAGAACTGGTGATGGTACTGGTGCGTTGGGACCTTATCAGGGCTATTATCTCCAAGTTGTAGAAAATACAGGAAACAGAAAGTTTGTCGACAAAACCCAAGAAAGGTTTGCTACAGGTTCTAATTCATCAGAAAGTTGGATTGACTGGATTCGTTTGCAGGACTTCAACAGCGACGGCCATATAGACGTTGTCGTTGATGATGCAGCAAGAAATCTTGTCTGGTATAACGATGGAAGCGGTAATTTTCAGTAA
- a CDS encoding IS3 family transposase, whose amino-acid sequence MGSVSEGPKEFRFRFIKDHREYFGVRYLCRKLFVSFSGFYKWLSRPVELKSDKNDELTRLIKKIFERHEGNYGSPRIHRELVNLGLVVNHKRVARIMREERLIAKAAKLYRRKALPDNSCITVGNLRHNIPPPSGPNQQWAGDVSYLKVNGEWIYLSVILDLYSRKIIGWSLSRNRTTELTLQSLDMAIESRQFEPGLIFHSDKGAEYGAHVFQNRLRSSGIRPSMNRHKTMTDNIHVESFFRTFKTEVFHGEIFEDAEHLRDVTKWYLEDYYNCVRMHTSLNFKSPVQYERMAA is encoded by the coding sequence GTGGGATCGGTATCTGAAGGACCAAAAGAATTCCGATTTAGATTCATAAAAGATCATCGCGAATATTTTGGTGTCAGATACCTTTGCCGGAAACTTTTTGTATCATTTTCTGGTTTCTATAAGTGGTTAAGTCGGCCTGTAGAACTAAAATCGGATAAGAATGATGAGCTCACCCGCTTAATTAAGAAGATATTTGAGAGGCATGAAGGGAACTATGGAAGCCCTAGAATTCATCGTGAATTAGTGAATTTAGGGCTGGTTGTTAATCATAAGCGTGTTGCAAGAATTATGCGGGAAGAGCGGTTGATAGCTAAAGCGGCGAAATTGTACCGTAGGAAGGCATTGCCGGATAATTCATGTATAACTGTTGGGAACCTTAGACATAATATTCCGCCACCATCTGGTCCTAATCAGCAGTGGGCAGGTGATGTTAGCTATCTTAAAGTCAACGGCGAATGGATTTATTTATCCGTTATTCTAGATCTTTACTCTCGGAAGATAATTGGTTGGTCATTGAGTAGAAACAGGACTACTGAACTAACTTTGCAATCATTGGATATGGCGATTGAATCGAGACAGTTCGAGCCTGGATTGATTTTTCATAGTGACAAGGGTGCTGAATATGGCGCGCATGTTTTTCAAAATAGACTTCGATCATCTGGGATAAGGCCGAGCATGAATCGTCATAAAACAATGACGGATAACATTCACGTGGAATCATTCTTTCGTACATTTAAGACGGAAGTGTTCCATGGTGAAATTTTCGAAGATGCAGAGCATCTCCGTGATGTCACGAAATGGTATCTGGAGGATTATTATAACTGTGTTCGAATGCATACTTCGTTAAACTTTAAATCACCAGTGCAGTATGAAAGAATGGCTGCTTAA
- a CDS encoding IS3 family transposase (programmed frameshift), producing the protein MPKYNNPRKTWVYSNEFKIKAVKLSYQPDIQSKQVADGLGIHPFMLSRWRKEYREGKIQGDGQKRVGVTNKRKSPPKKQLTENARLKKEIERLKKENDLPKKVATVSSGRTSERFGFVERYRSELGTSFLCRWLGVSRSGYYAWRKRRPSNRVESDKVLLKRIKQVFEKSRGRYGSPRVYQALKNQGIAVGRSRVERLMKLAGLKARVSRVTRRVPGLKRFVSKGENRLLVHGNATRINQVWVADITYIKHQGTWQYLVTVMDQYSRRIIGWTLSKSRTADVTARVLSAAIKNRGYPRGILFHTDRGIEFTGSEFQRILDKYDFKHSVNRIGYCTDNAFMESFYHSLKGELVRKTNFESLTHLRKEIGRYINQFYNNVRLHSSLNYMSPIKYEQSLV; encoded by the exons ATGCCAAAGTATAATAACCCGAGAAAAACATGGGTTTACTCAAATGAGTTTAAAATAAAAGCAGTAAAGTTAAGCTATCAACCTGATATTCAAAGCAAGCAGGTTGCTGATGGTCTTGGTATTCATCCCTTCATGTTATCGAGGTGGAGAAAAGAGTACAGAGAAGGAAAGATTCAGGGTGATGGCCAAAAGCGAGTTGGTGTGACAAATAAACGTAAATCTCCTCCGAAGAAGCAGCTAACCGAAAATGCTAGATTGAAAAAAGAGATCGAGCGTTTGAAGAAGGAGAATGACCTTC CTAAAAAAGTGGCAACAGTTTCTAGCGGAAGAACATCAGAGCGATTTGGATTCGTCGAACGATACCGATCAGAGCTAGGAACCTCTTTTTTATGTCGATGGCTTGGGGTTTCGCGAAGTGGTTATTACGCTTGGCGGAAGCGAAGACCATCTAATCGAGTAGAATCCGATAAAGTTTTACTCAAAAGAATTAAACAAGTTTTTGAGAAAAGCCGTGGTCGCTATGGCAGTCCAAGAGTCTATCAAGCCCTTAAAAATCAAGGTATAGCGGTAGGAAGGTCACGTGTAGAGCGACTTATGAAGCTGGCAGGTTTAAAGGCCAGGGTTTCTAGGGTGACCCGAAGAGTACCTGGTTTAAAGCGATTTGTGTCAAAGGGCGAAAACAGATTGCTTGTTCATGGTAATGCTACTCGAATCAATCAAGTTTGGGTTGCCGATATTACTTATATTAAGCATCAAGGCACTTGGCAGTATTTAGTTACAGTAATGGATCAGTACTCTAGAAGAATAATCGGCTGGACACTCTCAAAATCGCGTACAGCCGATGTTACAGCAAGAGTCTTGTCGGCAGCTATCAAGAACCGAGGATATCCCCGCGGAATACTCTTTCATACCGATCGAGGTATTGAGTTTACGGGTTCAGAATTCCAAAGGATTCTAGATAAATACGACTTTAAGCACAGTGTGAATAGGATTGGTTATTGTACCGATAACGCATTTATGGAATCCTTCTATCACAGCTTGAAAGGTGAATTGGTTAGGAAAACAAATTTCGAATCACTGACCCATTTGCGAAAGGAAATTGGTCGATACATCAACCAGTTTTATAACAATGTTCGGTTGCACTCTAGTTTGAACTATATGTCGCCGATTAAATATGAACAGAGCCTAGTATGA
- a CDS encoding DUF2956 domain-containing protein yields MAKYSKNKNQQSDKTQQEAKQIANGIKKLGQTKEQTKLVTQGIAKGIELYKKQQKAKARELDKAQKKAAKAQQQETTEEVQTESVSSKYSALLPWVLLGLSWAGFLSYLLLPV; encoded by the coding sequence ATGGCAAAGTATTCAAAGAACAAAAATCAACAATCTGATAAAACTCAGCAAGAAGCCAAGCAAATTGCTAATGGCATAAAAAAGCTAGGGCAAACTAAAGAGCAAACCAAGTTGGTGACGCAAGGTATTGCTAAAGGTATTGAGCTTTATAAAAAACAGCAAAAAGCGAAAGCTCGTGAGTTGGATAAAGCGCAGAAAAAAGCAGCAAAGGCACAGCAACAAGAAACCACTGAGGAGGTTCAAACTGAATCGGTTTCAAGCAAGTACTCTGCTTTATTGCCTTGGGTATTGTTGGGGTTATCTTGGGCCGGGTTTTTAAGTTACTTGCTTTTGCCTGTTTAA
- a CDS encoding GNAT family N-acetyltransferase, whose amino-acid sequence MIIRKMEEKDLEAVSAICMDSFSQSVAGTLSDEGITTFSNIAARDAFLDRMKGDNLMLVAENSENVEGVIELKEGRHIAMLFIRPESQKSGIGRKLLISALNHAKVETVTVSASLSSVTAYENYGFECSSEVGESAGLVYQPMELKLNKAMHATSA is encoded by the coding sequence ATGATTATCAGGAAGATGGAAGAGAAGGACCTTGAAGCTGTAAGTGCAATTTGCATGGACTCTTTTTCGCAGTCTGTTGCAGGCACATTGTCTGATGAGGGGATTACAACCTTTTCGAATATCGCTGCGCGCGATGCATTCCTCGATAGGATGAAAGGCGATAACTTAATGCTGGTTGCTGAGAACAGCGAAAATGTCGAAGGTGTCATCGAGTTAAAGGAAGGTCGCCATATTGCGATGCTTTTTATCCGTCCGGAATCCCAGAAAAGTGGCATTGGAAGAAAGCTGCTTATATCCGCCTTGAATCATGCGAAGGTTGAAACTGTTACCGTCAGCGCGTCGCTATCTTCAGTGACCGCTTATGAAAATTATGGGTTTGAGTGCAGTAGCGAAGTGGGCGAATCGGCAGGCTTGGTTTATCAGCCTATGGAGCTCAAACTTAACAAGGCAATGCACGCGACAAGCGCGTGA
- a CDS encoding ABC-three component system protein, producing the protein MNRTLYYNYIDEKLHALAIRIDTNGKLNLLQLHMHSESFYLHFLNLLYGYALENLNKTLQNVEAIDLIDHKNMLIVQVSATSTKAKVESALGKDIIKKFPSYRFLFLSISKDASNLRKMKFKNPHGISFSPTSDILDTRSILDEVLNKKIVEQKEVYEFVKNELGSEIDAVKLDSNLAMIINILAKEDWNDDSHVEPVHKFEIDRKILHNQLDKAKCLIEEYCLYHGKVDSKYSEFDSMGSNKSTSVLAKIKREYLNKKDSGSPDEVFFSVIEVLKGKVIESANYSQIPIDELELCIDILVVDAFIRCKIMESPEGYMYAAS; encoded by the coding sequence ATGAACAGAACATTATATTACAACTATATCGATGAAAAACTCCACGCATTGGCGATCAGGATTGATACCAATGGTAAGCTCAATCTGTTGCAGCTGCACATGCATTCTGAGAGCTTCTATTTGCATTTTTTAAATTTGTTATATGGCTATGCACTGGAGAATTTGAATAAAACATTGCAAAATGTTGAGGCGATAGATCTTATAGATCATAAAAACATGTTAATTGTGCAGGTTTCTGCTACCTCTACAAAGGCCAAAGTTGAGTCCGCTTTAGGCAAGGACATAATTAAAAAATTCCCATCATATAGGTTTTTGTTTTTATCAATCTCAAAAGATGCTTCTAATTTAAGAAAGATGAAATTCAAAAACCCGCATGGGATATCTTTTTCCCCGACCTCAGATATCTTGGATACAAGATCAATATTAGATGAGGTTTTAAATAAAAAGATAGTGGAACAGAAAGAGGTCTATGAGTTCGTAAAAAATGAACTGGGCAGCGAAATAGATGCAGTAAAACTTGATTCGAATCTCGCTATGATTATAAATATATTGGCGAAAGAAGACTGGAATGATGATTCTCATGTTGAGCCAGTTCATAAATTTGAGATCGATAGAAAAATCCTACATAACCAGCTTGATAAAGCGAAATGCTTGATTGAAGAATATTGCCTTTATCATGGTAAAGTGGATTCGAAATATTCTGAATTTGACAGCATGGGAAGTAACAAAAGTACTTCAGTATTGGCCAAAATCAAGCGCGAATACCTAAATAAAAAGGACTCTGGAAGTCCTGATGAGGTGTTTTTTTCTGTCATTGAGGTACTCAAGGGTAAGGTTATTGAAAGTGCAAACTACTCGCAAATTCCAATAGATGAGCTTGAATTGTGCATCGATATATTAGTTGTAGATGCATTTATTCGTTGCAAGATAATGGAAAGTCCGGAAGGGTACATGTATGCTGCTTCCTGA
- a CDS encoding DUF2326 domain-containing protein — protein sequence MFIEKLVISKSGEAIREIPFHKGINLIVDESDGQVTGNSVGKTTVLKLVDFCLGAKPKIIYEDPENKKEIYTLVRDYLVENKISVFLYITEDLDDEKARSVVIERNFLSRKNIVRRIDGEPYTESEFEDKLTELFFPSQVGKKPTFRQIISHNIRYSDLSVSNTLKTLDKYTSDAEYETLYLFLLGCDFSKGSTKQEILQKIQQENTFKKRIEKVQTKSAYEAALALIEIEIKDLDKKKSSLNVNENFEEDLNSLNKLRYEINLLSKDVGNLNIRKNLIEETKDELSSASSKVDLAQLELIYNQASTNIDGLQKTFEDLVIYHNQMIQERIGYISKELPVIEGKINSKSADLRKLLKKEQEIADLVSKSSSFEELESLIAELNAKYRDKGEYESIIKQLDEVEKNIKTYESELNDIDKELFSDEFEAIVKQQVNKFNEHFSATSEALYGEKYALKYDKVVNKKGQKLYKFSAFNTNFSSGKKQGEISCFDIAYTLFADEENIPCMHFLLNDKKELMHDNQLLKIADLVNKNGLQFVASILKDKLPSELDNEDYFIVKLSENDKLFRIENDQ from the coding sequence ATGTTCATAGAAAAACTCGTAATATCAAAATCTGGAGAAGCGATTCGGGAAATACCTTTTCATAAAGGTATCAACCTCATTGTTGACGAAAGCGACGGCCAAGTAACTGGAAATAGTGTCGGAAAAACAACCGTATTAAAGTTGGTAGATTTCTGCCTTGGTGCAAAACCCAAGATAATTTATGAAGATCCAGAAAATAAAAAGGAAATCTATACTTTAGTCAGGGACTATCTCGTAGAGAATAAAATCTCTGTTTTTCTATATATAACTGAAGATCTTGACGATGAAAAAGCTAGGTCGGTAGTTATTGAGCGAAATTTTTTGTCCAGAAAGAATATAGTTCGAAGAATAGATGGAGAACCTTATACCGAGAGCGAGTTTGAAGATAAGCTTACCGAGCTCTTCTTTCCTAGTCAGGTCGGTAAGAAACCGACGTTTCGCCAGATCATTTCTCACAACATTCGCTATAGTGATTTGAGTGTTTCTAACACTTTGAAAACTCTTGATAAGTATACGAGTGATGCTGAATACGAGACACTATATCTTTTTCTATTAGGTTGTGATTTCTCTAAAGGCAGCACGAAGCAGGAAATTCTACAAAAAATACAACAAGAAAATACTTTCAAAAAGCGTATCGAAAAAGTACAAACCAAATCAGCATATGAAGCAGCGCTAGCGTTAATAGAGATTGAAATAAAAGATCTAGATAAAAAGAAGTCTTCTTTGAATGTCAATGAGAATTTTGAGGAAGATTTGAATAGTCTTAACAAGCTGAGATATGAAATTAATTTATTAAGCAAGGATGTTGGTAACCTTAATATAAGAAAAAACCTTATAGAAGAGACTAAGGATGAACTTTCTTCGGCCTCCTCAAAAGTTGACTTGGCTCAGCTAGAGTTAATATATAACCAGGCTTCTACTAACATTGATGGATTACAAAAAACCTTTGAGGATTTGGTTATATATCACAATCAAATGATCCAAGAACGTATTGGGTATATTTCTAAAGAGCTCCCTGTTATTGAAGGAAAGATTAATAGTAAGAGTGCAGATTTAAGGAAACTCTTGAAAAAAGAGCAAGAAATTGCAGATCTTGTTTCTAAAAGCTCTTCTTTTGAAGAGTTGGAAAGCCTAATCGCTGAGCTTAATGCTAAGTATCGAGATAAAGGTGAGTATGAAAGCATTATAAAACAGCTAGATGAAGTAGAGAAAAATATTAAAACGTATGAATCTGAATTAAATGATATAGATAAAGAGCTGTTCTCGGATGAGTTTGAGGCGATAGTAAAACAACAAGTGAATAAGTTTAATGAGCACTTTTCAGCAACATCCGAAGCCCTCTACGGTGAAAAGTATGCCCTTAAGTACGATAAAGTCGTTAACAAAAAGGGCCAAAAACTTTATAAATTTAGCGCCTTTAATACTAATTTCAGTTCCGGTAAAAAGCAGGGTGAAATTTCCTGTTTTGACATAGCCTACACGCTCTTTGCTGATGAAGAAAATATTCCTTGTATGCATTTCTTGCTAAACGATAAAAAAGAGCTTATGCATGATAATCAACTACTAAAGATAGCTGACCTTGTGAATAAGAATGGCTTGCAGTTTGTTGCTTCGATATTGAAGGATAAATTGCCGAGTGAACTAGATAACGAAGATTATTTTATTGTAAAACTTTCAGAGAATGACAAGTTATTTAGAATTGAAAATGACCAGTAA
- a CDS encoding ABC-three component system middle component 6, translated as MLLPDNIHPDNSVYYNGAIVLQVLQNNGRMELFELYEKSKGVKEMSFPLFVLCLDWLYLIDAAVLNSGEVELCS; from the coding sequence ATGCTGCTTCCTGATAACATTCACCCCGATAATAGTGTCTATTATAATGGTGCGATTGTGCTCCAGGTTCTCCAGAATAATGGAAGAATGGAGCTTTTCGAGCTTTACGAAAAATCGAAAGGCGTGAAGGAAATGTCGTTTCCATTGTTTGTATTATGCCTCGATTGGCTATATCTAATTGATGCTGCTGTTTTAAATTCGGGCGAAGTCGAGCTATGTTCATAG
- a CDS encoding tautomerase family protein, with the protein MIIIYGIKEKLNPIKARLSDVIHSCMQSVLGMPEDKRAHRIVPLEREDFYYPGGRSDAYTVIEINMMAGRKPETQKDLIKAIFSEVESKLGLSSVDVEITIKEQQPYQWGFRGMTGDEANDLKYKVNV; encoded by the coding sequence ATGATCATAATTTATGGAATCAAAGAAAAACTTAATCCGATAAAAGCAAGATTGTCGGATGTTATTCATAGCTGCATGCAAAGTGTTCTCGGTATGCCAGAGGACAAACGCGCGCACCGAATTGTGCCTTTGGAACGAGAGGACTTTTATTACCCAGGCGGCCGAAGCGATGCTTATACAGTCATCGAGATTAACATGATGGCAGGTCGTAAGCCGGAGACTCAAAAGGATCTTATCAAGGCTATATTTAGCGAAGTAGAAAGCAAGCTTGGACTTTCATCCGTTGATGTTGAAATTACGATTAAAGAACAGCAACCATACCAATGGGGCTTTAGAGGCATGACTGGTGATGAGGCAAATGACCTTAAGTACAAAGTCAACGTGTAA
- a CDS encoding transposase, whose amino-acid sequence MPKILSPERVIEYSVEFKIRVIKLTFELDVKAMDIAKVLNLHPMMIYRWRQEYREGKFVEEPSRRISMTKETSTPKEDRDKDDEIKRLRKELAEAKKENDFLKKWDRYLKDQKNSDLDS is encoded by the coding sequence ATGCCAAAAATACTCAGTCCAGAGCGAGTCATTGAGTACTCTGTAGAATTTAAAATCAGAGTAATCAAACTTACATTTGAACTCGATGTAAAAGCCATGGATATCGCTAAGGTTCTCAATCTTCACCCAATGATGATTTATCGATGGCGACAGGAGTATAGAGAAGGTAAGTTTGTAGAAGAGCCTTCAAGAAGAATTAGTATGACTAAAGAGACATCTACGCCTAAGGAAGATCGAGACAAAGACGATGAGATCAAGCGTCTTAGGAAAGAATTGGCAGAAGCAAAAAAGGAAAATGACTTTCTAAAAAAGTGGGATCGGTATCTGAAGGACCAAAAGAATTCCGATTTAGATTCATAA
- a CDS encoding FMN-binding negative transcriptional regulator: MYVPNHFKEEDREKLQQYIRDYGFGLLVIADDEGIDANHVPFYLSSGENDSFGYLQCHLARSNPVWQRMQDGASVLAVFQGPDAYVSPSWYPTKAETGRVVPTWNYLAVHARGSAQIIQDSSWLKHHLHQLTDQHESQMVAPWSVDDAPTDFTERLVEAIVGVEIKIETLTGKLKASQNQPERNRAGVKAGLETGEGAQNRAMAKFIS, encoded by the coding sequence ATGTATGTCCCGAATCACTTCAAAGAAGAAGACCGAGAGAAGCTTCAACAGTACATTCGCGATTATGGATTTGGGCTGCTCGTTATCGCAGATGATGAAGGGATTGATGCCAATCACGTACCCTTTTATTTGAGTTCTGGGGAAAACGATTCTTTTGGATATCTTCAGTGTCACCTGGCTCGCAGTAACCCAGTTTGGCAACGCATGCAGGACGGAGCTAGCGTGCTTGCAGTTTTTCAGGGGCCAGATGCTTACGTTTCCCCCTCCTGGTACCCCACCAAGGCTGAGACAGGCCGAGTCGTCCCAACATGGAATTATTTGGCTGTCCATGCACGAGGCAGCGCTCAGATTATTCAGGATTCAAGCTGGCTGAAACATCATCTCCACCAGCTAACAGACCAACATGAGTCGCAAATGGTCGCTCCTTGGTCTGTGGACGATGCGCCAACGGATTTCACTGAACGTTTGGTAGAAGCTATTGTTGGCGTAGAGATCAAAATTGAAACCCTGACAGGTAAGCTGAAAGCAAGCCAGAATCAGCCAGAGAGGAACCGGGCCGGTGTCAAAGCTGGCCTAGAGACCGGAGAAGGAGCGCAGAACCGTGCGATGGCCAAGTTCATCAGCTAA
- a CDS encoding IS3 family transposase (programmed frameshift), protein MPKYNNPRKTWFYSNEFKIKAVKLSYQPDIQSKQVAEGLGIHPLMLSRWRKEYREGKIQGDGQKRVGVTNKRKSPPKKQLTENARLKKEIERLKKENDLPKKVATVSSGTASERFGFVERYRSELGTQFLCDWLGVSRSGFYAWKTRKPSSRAKSDQALLKLIKHIFVKSKGRYGSPRVHMALKKQGVLVGRSRVERLMRQAGLKGRVSRVTRRMPGLKRFVARGENKLLEHGNATQINQVWVSDITYIKHQNSWWYLVTIMDQYSRRILGWTLSKSRTAEVTARVLQSAIKNRGYPKGIIFHTDRGIEFTGSDFQKVLKKYGFIHSVNRIGYCTDNAFMESFYHSLKGELIRKSNFKTVAHLRREIGRYINQFYNLVRLHSGLSYMSPIKYEQSLG, encoded by the exons ATGCCCAAGTATAATAACCCCAGAAAAACTTGGTTTTACTCAAATGAGTTCAAAATCAAGGCAGTTAAATTAAGCTATCAACCTGATATTCAAAGTAAGCAAGTCGCTGAAGGTCTTGGTATCCATCCTCTGATGTTATCTCGATGGAGAAAGGAATACCGAGAAGGGAAAATCCAAGGCGATGGTCAAAAGCGAGTTGGTGTGACAAATAAGCGAAAATCTCCTCCAAAGAAACAGCTAACAGAGAACGCGAGACTTAAAAAAGAGATTGAGCGTTTAAAGAAGGAGAATGATCTTC CTAAAAAAGTGGCAACAGTTTCTAGCGGAACAGCATCAGAACGATTTGGATTCGTCGAACGATACAGATCAGAGCTAGGAACGCAATTTTTATGCGATTGGCTTGGAGTATCTCGCAGTGGATTTTATGCGTGGAAAACACGAAAACCATCGAGTCGAGCTAAGTCTGATCAAGCCTTGTTAAAGCTTATTAAGCACATATTCGTTAAGAGTAAAGGCCGGTATGGAAGTCCTAGGGTTCATATGGCTCTTAAAAAACAAGGCGTATTGGTAGGAAGGTCCCGTGTCGAGCGCCTAATGAGGCAGGCTGGGTTAAAGGGGCGAGTGAGTCGGGTCACTAGGCGCATGCCTGGTTTAAAGAGATTTGTAGCTCGCGGGGAAAATAAGCTACTGGAACATGGTAATGCAACTCAGATCAATCAGGTGTGGGTATCCGATATTACCTATATCAAGCACCAAAACTCGTGGTGGTACTTAGTAACCATAATGGATCAATATTCTCGGCGGATATTAGGTTGGACTTTGTCTAAGAGTCGTACAGCCGAAGTCACCGCGAGGGTATTGCAGTCTGCTATCAAAAATCGAGGCTACCCCAAGGGTATTATTTTTCATACAGATAGAGGAATTGAGTTTACAGGCTCAGACTTCCAAAAAGTATTGAAAAAATATGGGTTTATACATAGCGTAAATCGAATCGGCTATTGTACAGATAACGCGTTTATGGAATCCTTCTATCACAGTTTAAAAGGTGAGCTGATAAGGAAGTCAAATTTCAAAACAGTGGCTCATTTAAGAAGAGAGATTGGTCGCTACATAAACCAGTTTTACAACCTAGTTCGGTTACACTCTGGTTTAAGTTACATGTCACCAATCAAATATGAACAAAGCCTAGGATAA